GCCCCAGCCCTGTGCTGCCAGGAATCAAAGGTTGGAGAGATTACCTCTGCCATGGGAAGTGGGGGAAGCATTTCCGAAAGTGAAAGTACGGGACTgtgtggagggtggggctgggggtgggttgGTGCGCCCAGGCGGGTGCTGACCTCGCTGGGAAGTCCCAGCTGTCGGTCACTCGCCCTGGCTGCTCCAGAGGCCCCACTGCCTGGGCCCGGCTCTGAGGGCCCGGCTCGGCTGGCTTCTGCCAGCTGCCCCGTTCGGCTTGGGGCCCGGCGTCTACGCACTCAGCAGGTACGTCCTTCTGTCCGTGCAGGTGGAGCAGGAGGACCTACTGCCGTGGGCAGTAGGCGGGGATTCGCGGGCCTGAGGACAATGCCGGTTCTGCTAGTTCTCTTCTAGGCTAAGGGCCTCAGCTCAGAGCCCAGGCCAGAGTGCCAGCTCAAATCACAGTGGACAGacagacacgcacacacgcacacgtgcacactcACGGAGACATGGAAAGCAGGTAGACACGGACATAAAGACACATATGCAGgtgcagacagacacacacgGACTCACGAACAGAGCCACTCACAGACCCTCTGCCCCACCTTCTGGAACAGCAGCACACACACTGGGAGGCACACTCAGGTCAACACAACGATGCGCAAAGCCCGTTCGCACAGAAGTGACTGCTCGCCTTGGGCCTACGCTCCTACATTACATTGTTTGCTTTCCTTGGGCACCTGCCACACACCAGCCCTGGCTGGGGACTGCGTCAGGCCCATTCCCTGCCCTGGGGGCACCAGGTCAAGGAGTGGATGCCCCAGACTCTGTACCTGTCCCTCAGTCATGGGAGAAGGTATGCCCAGGGCAGGAACCAGACTCCGAGCAGGAGGTGCTGACCGTGGTCGGGACTcagatggtcagggaaggcttcctggaggaggagcccCTGGTGCTGAGCCTTCAAGGAATTGACAGCTGGAGAAGGTTGGGGTGAGGTCACTGTTGACAGCGGGAACAGCCTGTACAAAGGTGTGGAGGAGAGGTGAATGCATCTGAGTGATCAGAGAGGGCGAGTGAGTGGGTGGGAGGTGAAACTGGAGGGCCCGTTAGGAACGGCCTTGAATGCCCAGCTGAGGAGGAGTCGGTGCTTCTCCTGAGGCAATGGCAGCCTGCGCTGGTGGAGGGCGCGCTTGTGCTTTGTTGCTATTCAGAAGGGGAGCCTTTTAAGTGCCTTTTTAAAATGGACTTCTCTGGGGCATAGGAAAGCTGTTTCGAAGCAGAAGATCATATCACCTATAaacaacaacattttaaaaaccaggtCCTTCTCAATGCTGtatcttactcatttttcttgtcttactgccTTAACCAGTTCTTGCAGGCAAACGTCGAAGAGTACGGTGAGAGCATGTGCTTGTCCTCTTCCTCATTTTCAGGAGAAGCATCTTATCTTGCAAGGAAGGGTTTTTAGGGAGGTTTATGTTCTGGCAACACCCCCAGCTGCTCTGAAGAGATGGGACCCGAGGGGTTTAGGAACGAGGATGGTTAGGGCTTGTGATTAGGGatgggggtggcagtggggaggTATGAGGGAGACACAGTCCTGCTCAGGGTACGGCCCAGGGCACAGGCACCCCCTGCCCAAGGTGGGCACTTCGGAGCTGTGAAGGGTGGGGCGACGGCCCAGGCCCAGGGTAGGCAGGGAGGTTGGGGCTGCGACGGGCACTGAGGGATATCCGGAAGGACAAGGAGCCGCTGTGGGAGGGCAGGCCTAGGAAGAGGGCAGGagctgaggctgggggtgggacgTGGTGGGAGATGCCCAGGCTCGACTTTCTGGTCACAGATAATGTGGCCATGTCTTCTGGGTGGCACTTCGGCCCCTGCCACTGGCCCGGCGGTGGGTGCGTTGGCCTGGTTGGAGAGCATGGGGCCTTGAAGCTCGGCCAGTGCCGAGTCCCTGCTGCAGGGGCCAGGGCCTCTCTGAACACTCAGGGCAgtgggacagagagaaagagccaGAGAGGCCCCCTGGCGGGGGAGCAGGCacagggcagaggccagggtggagtcagcagggagTCCGCAGGTTTCCGCCCAGAAGACACCAGCATGGCACCCGACCAGTCCAGCCCGGGAAGGGGGTGACCCTTACCAATGGTTCACTCCTTCTCCAGGCTGGCTCTGGGGTGATGAGGAGGGGGCATTGGACAGAGGTTCCCAGGCCAGAGAGGAGGTCCCATCACCACAGGGACAGCCTGCGCCTGATGAGCTGAGAGGTGGTACAGCACAGCCGGAAGTCTCCTCAGAGGTGGAGGCAACTGCACCCCAGGTTCTGAAATTCAGGTCAGAtttggggagcagagagggaggctgggagaagcaGCAGCCTGAGCAGAAGCTAGGAGGCTGGACATGCAAGAGGCAGCTGGTGAGGCTGGATCAATGCAGGTCTTAGAGGCCCAGAGGTGAAGCTGGAGAAAGCTTGGTCTGGGACGGAGGTGCTTTGAATGCCAGGCTGTGGGGGGCTATAGAAGGGTTTAAGGCAGGGTTGGTTTGTACTTTATGAAGGTGAAGCCTGACTGGGAAGCTGTGGGGGCAGGATTTAGGGCACAGGAGGCTGAGGGATCAGCTGGGGCTTCAGTGGGTTTGGGATGCAGGTGCAGCCCTGGTTTGGGATGAGGGTGGTTGAGCAGGGTGGGTGGGCTCCAAGTCTCTGTCTCTGTAACCTCCCATGAGACTCAGCCACCAGCTGCCCCTCCTTCCCGCAGAATTTGCCTCTAGGCTTCCTGGGAGACTGTGAAGTCTGCCCCCCACTCCTGGCATCTAGAACTTTGTCCCGCCTTGGGTCCCTTTGCCAGGAGAAAGGGTTTCTGGGGCAGCAACCCTGGCTTGCTGGTGCTGGGAGACATGGGAGTCCAGCCCCTGCTCCTGGGTTCCTAGATAGACCTCGATGGTCCAGGGTTCCTACCCCTGGGCTGTGTGGCTTAAGGCAAGACTCcgcccttctctgagcctgtttcctcatcagctCTTCTCAACCAAGGCTGGCTGTCTGGTGCTTCCCCACACCCACTGGAGACAGAGCCTGGGGCACCAtcaggctgggctcagctggaatGTCTTTCTTCAGCAACATTCCTGCCCCTGCTGGGTGCCAGGGGCCATCaggggtgtgggtggagggggcagaTGCCTCTTGTTACAATGATCCCACATGTTTGGGTAGGTCTGAGAGCAGGGTCCCTGAGTCCAGGCACCAGGGGAGGACAATGACCTGTGGCCAGGGCGGGGCTGATAAGGCCCCCATCAATCACCTGGGCCTGCCCTTCCCTCTGGGGCCTCCTTCCAGCTGCTCAGTCACCTCTAGAGAGGAAGGTAGGTTTTGTTGGACCCCCTACATGTCTGACCTCAGGACAGACATCTTGCTGGAGGGGATGAGGGGTGGGTAGGGGTCTGGGCCCTGCCCAGCCTGGCGTCATCCCACCCCAGGCAAACCTGGGTGGAGGCCATTCCTCCTCCATGCCACCCAAGGTCAGGTGCTGGTTCCAGCCTGGCCTTTGTCCAGGGAGGGGTATGGTGGGGGGAACTtggtgtgggggttgggctgggggcTCAGCCTCTGGTGGGTCAGTTACTTCAGCAGGCCCTGCCTTTCTTTTGGCCCCAGTTTCTTCAAGGCTTAAGTGAGACCCTGCCCCCCCCACCTTCAACCCCTCTTTCACAGTGGGGTGGGTGGCAAGTCCCAGCAGACCAAGAAGGTTCTCGCCTCTCTCCCACCCCTAGTTTAACCTAAAGCCAGAAAATCAAACACAGCTAGGCTGGACGGAGAGGGGTAGGGTGTGGGCTGAGCCTGGGGGAACCTGTGTGGTGAGGACCCTGAGCTCCCGGTGGGCCAGGGCAGCCCCTGCTATGTACCCCCATGCCCTGGGGACTCCCTGCCCACCCTCTATGGAGCAGGAACCAGAGTAcacgggggtgggtggggggtggagatgcAATGGGTGAGAAACAGCGTTGGGAACCTCCAGCCCATTGTTAAATATAGAACCATGGCCCCTCCCATGGCCTTCCCTGCAGGCTGCAAGGCCCTGATAAGCCCCCGATAAGTCCCCGGTGGCCTGGGCCAGTCCCCTCTGGCCAGACCTCACCTCCCTCCAGTTCTGAGACACCCAAAGTGGCTGCCCATGGGGGTCTCTGAGCTCCCTGTGGAGCAGCAGTTAGGCCTGATGGCTGATTGGGGGTGagctgaggggctggggggtCGCTGAATGGGCTGTGGAGGGGGTGGGCATTTTAGGCCTCAGGACCTAAGGTCCAGGAAGTCCTGGGTGTGGTTGCTGGGCCTAGCCCTGTGGACTGTGGGCTGCGGGTTGGGCTGTGCCCAGAACCTGCACATTCAGTTCCCCTCTCCAACTCTGCTGGGGGGTCTGGCCTGGCAAAGCCAGTGAGGGAGGGTACCTGGGGAGGCCCTTTTGGACAGTGTCAAGGAAGTCTTCCTGAAAGAGGTAGCCATCGACATCTCAGCACTGACTGCAGCCTGGCACAAAGACAGCTCCAGCCATGGGAGCTGCCTGGGACACTTCCTTTTTGACAGCCCTGGGCCACCTCCAAGGAAAGCTTTCCTAACCAAGCTGCTGGGCCCCAGCACGCCCCTAGGGCTCTCATGGGTTTCTGTGTCtgctccccagggctgggcacccCCACCCTGGCTTTCCTGAGCCTCCTTTTCACCTCCAGCTCTGCTGCTGCCAAGATGCCGTCGCCGCAGAGTGTGACCTCTGGCCCGGAGCTGCACAGCCCCAAGGAGCCTACGGAGCCGCAGATCCCAGCTCGGGGTGCTCAGTGGGCAAGCAGCGGGGATGCGCCCAGCACCCACCGTGAGGGCTCGAGACCTGGGCTGGGCACCCTTCGGCGGGCCTTCTCACGGGCGAGCCAGCGGGCCTCAGGCCGGGCCCCAGAGGAGGACCCAGGCCTGCTCAGGCGCAGCTCCCGCTTCCTACTGCGGACTTTACGGCGTGCCCCAGGCCATGGCCCAGTTGCTGACCAGTCCCGGGCCACCATGGTGGCGTCGGGGGCCACCCACAGCCAGGAGGTGCCCTCAAGGGCCATGGATGGTGCCAGCCAGCAGTCGTCcactggggtggggcctgaggaaCTGGAAGGTGAGGGCTTCACAACACTAagcaggggaggaaactgagactagaAAGTAGGGCAGTGGGGCCCAGGCTACCTGACAGGCTCTCCTCCCAGCTACCCCAGACTCCTGCCTCTGCACAACTGCATGCTAGATTCTTCCAGCCTGTCCACAAGGGCAGATGAGAAAAGGGAGGCTCAGCGAGGTTAATGAAGTGGCTTCCAGTCTGGCTCCTGGCCAAACAAGAGTGGTGGACCAGCCACTGGCCCTCTCAGATCACAGAGTCACTAAGGGTACCTGGGAGCCACGGCTGCCGGGAGTGGGGGTCAGGGGGCTGCCCATGAGAGGACGGGTTGGAGTTGGGCCCTGAAGCGGGAGTGCAGATGTAAGTAGAGGGCTCCTAGGGGACAGaggctggcccagagcagggaacAGCAAGGACTGCTGAAGCCAGACACTGGAGCAGGAGCCTGGGCATGGAAGGACATGCCCAGCCTGAGCTCTGACTCCATTGGATCTGCGGTCAAGACTGCCCTTGAGGCCACCAGGTCCAGCTCAGTAgagctgggggtaggggtgggagcaCGGGGAATGTCTGGGCCAGAGCAGGGAAGGCAGGGACTGGTCCCGTTGCTGTTTTCAGCCAGGCTTGGGGCTGGGGGTTCTGCCTCTTCAAATTGATTCCAAGGAGCATTCTGGCAGCTGGGCTGTTGCTCCCAGGGCAGGCCTTCAGTGGAGCTCTGGGGCCAGGCAGCTCAGCTCCGGATGGGTCAGATCAGGGCCAACAGGCCTACATGGGGCATCCCCCTCACTGCCTCTTTTCTCACCTGACCTGACAAAAGGCAAATCGGTGGCCGACCTCATCACCGAGCGGCACCTGCTGGTGGCCTTCGAACAGCTGCGGCACCTGGAGATGGGGCTAGTGGCCGAGAAAGCCTCGCGCACCTTCCAGGAGGACCCCACGGGCTTCGCGCGGCGCGCTATGGACGTGTGCTTGCACTACGACGGACTGGCTGCGGAGATCGGCGCCATCGTGCGGGAGACCCTGGGCCCGGACGGCGTGGACGTGGCCGCGCTAGCGGAGCTGGCCCGCGTGGTGCGCGCGGAAGAGGAGGCCCACCCGGAGCCCCCGACAGACGGCGACTTTCTAAGCACGCCGCGCCACTGGCGCCAGCACTGGGAGGACGCGGTGCGGGAGAGCGCGCGGGAGCGCGTGCAGCAGGCGGGCGTGggggaggccctgggggcagCAGCCGAGGGTGCATCCGGCTTGGCCCAAATTCTGGCGCAGCTTGGCAGCTTGGTTCGCCGAGATCTGCAGAAGGTGCGGCTGGAGGTGCACCCCGCTTATGCGGCGGCCGGCTTCCCCGCCTGGGAGGCCTACCTGCGCGCCTTTCATGGCGCGGTGGCCCAGCGCCTCCAGGAGCTTGCGCATGACGCCCACGGCTGCGAGCAGCTCTACGTGCTGCTGGACTGGGCCGCCAATATCTACAGCAGGTGAGGCCCCGATCAGGGCGCCACGGAGGGCAAGGAAGGGCGGGCACTGCCCACCAGAGTGGTCTTCAGCAACCTGTTCTGAAGAGCACAGGgcacctttcttcttttcctccctggAAGAGGGCTGGTGATGGGGCGTCCGAGATCCCGGGAGCCTTTGacattccttcctctgcctcctagGCTATGGTGCTCTTCCACCTGGGTTTTCCTAAAGGGCCACCCATCCGCGGGTTCCTGAAGCTGGAAAGCATCCCAGTGAGGGTTGCTACCGAGGCAGGGAGCCCAGTTAGGCACCAGCTAGTTTGAAAGGTGCATTTGAATGAATCACCTCTACTCACCGCTTTGGATAGATGCCCTGGTGCAGGGCTCTGCATAATGTGATGAGGGTGGGGATCACTCCCCTGAGCGCTCCACAGCCCCACCAGCAGAAGGGTGAACCAGAGGAGGGCACCAAAGTCCTGGGCACCTTAACCTTCTCTGTGGCCTCAGACAGCTATCTGCCCCTGTCTGGGCCTCCCTGTTGTGGGCTGGATAGTGGCTGGTCCCTGAGATGCATGGTTTTAGGGTCATTTAGAGCTCGGTCTTGGGCATACCCCAACTGTGAGGGCAGAGGTCACTCCCGAGGCAATCTGGCAATCTGGACAGCCATCTTTCTGCATTCGTGCAGCACAGCTGATTGCTGGAGTGCCAGGAAATCTTGCTGTCAGAAGCTCAGGTGGGGGGTGGTGCTTGGCATGGAAGCCTTGGGGGCTGAGTGTGTGAATAGAAGCCCAGATTGGGGCCTTGCAGTGATGGCTGATGGCATTAGGCTTTGAGCCtatccagagaggagagggggctgCTGTTGCCACATCAGAGTTCCGACCAGACCTTCAGGCCCCACCCTGCCTTCCAGTCCTGATTTCCTGGGCGCCCCGGACTTGGCTCTGCCCTCGGAGCCGTTGCCCCCGCTCCTAGCACCTGATGTGTGGGCCCGACTGGAGAGCGACTACACCAGCTTCCTGGAGGTaaggccggggcggggccgggcctgAGAGGGCGGGGTCCAGGTTAAGTTTGGCCGCTGCCCCACTGATTGCTGTGCCGGCTGCGGCCCTGGCTGGAGCCTTTCCTCACCCTGTGGTCTCGGGCAAGGACCTGTGCCCCAGCATGGTGGCCCTTGCCTCCGAGGGCGCATGAAAGGGCTCGGGCGGTAGGGGACCTCCATCCTGGGAGGGTCTAACCGCGGACCCTTCCTTACCTGCACAGACCAAGATCGCAAGCTGCTTCGATGGCATCCTGCAGCTAGAGCAGAGTCGCTGGGCAGCTGCCGAGGTCCCCGATGTGCTGCAGGGCCGCTACCATTCCCCGCTGTCCATGGACGTCCTTATGGTGCGACACGGAAGGAGGGACGCATGTTTGGGCCTCAGGCAGTGGGGACACCCAGAGCTATAAAATACAGTCATAACCGCGTCTCCCCTCTAGACGGGTGCCTGAGGTCCCACGTAGGGCGGGATTACAGACCCTCGGGTCACATGGCGAAGCTGGCAGCGCCAGGGCACAGCTCCCAGCTTGGCGGGTGTCCCTGTAGGTGTGGGAAGTTGGGAGGACTGACCTCCAGGTTGGGGCCGCTGAAAGTTAGAGCCAACCGTGAGAcagagcagggcaggctgggggcgTCACTGGGCCACGAGGTTGGGGAGTAGAGGCATCGGGACTGAGGGCTCCGACGCGCGTTCAGCGCGTGGCATTGCTTGCAGCTGGTGGCGGAGCACGTGAAGGCTGCCGGTGCCATCTCCGCGGAGCTGGAGGCCACCACCCTGCGGATCTGCGCGCGGGCGCTTGGCCTCTTCCTGCCCAGGTGCGAGTGCATCCTcggagggggcggggtgggcgaGGTGGCCAGGGTGTGGACGGTGCTCGTCCCTGGGGAGGGCCCATCCTGTGTGCTCAGAGTCCGAGCTCCTAGGACAAGTGGGAGGGGGGAGCCTTATCGTAAGGTCCGGGATCTGCGTGGGGCTTGAGGTGGGGGTCGGACACGGGGTCCTAGCGCAGCCAGAAAGAGTCTCCAAGGCTTCTGCGTATCCCGCTTCCAGGTTTGAAAAGGCTTTTCTGGAGTCGGAGGCGGTAAGCGAGCCTCACCTGGGCGCCAACATCAATGCCTGCGAAGAACTCAGGTGGGTCTCTCCCGCTCCTCCGCGTGGGCTGTGCGGGGCGCGGCCAGCAGAGGGCGCGCAAGCTCAGGGAACCGGGACGCAGAGGGCTACCGCGGCGGCCTCTGGCGGCCTTTCCTGCAGTGAGCTCCCGGGGCATAGCGCTGTCCCTCCACCTGACTCAGCCCCAGGGGCTGCCCTTCACATTATCGTCTAAGTGAATGGAGCTGGTGTGGCACCCAGCCTGCATGGCTGTCTACCAAGCCTTGTCCCCCCTTGCCCACTTTGTCACCTGTCCTGGCCCCTCCCAGGACCAATCTTCTGGCCAAGTTCCCCGGAAGCTTTGAAGAACTGGAGAAGCCCCTGGTGGCTGCCATTTGCGTCTTTCAGAAGCGGCTGCTCCAGGACTTGCAGAGGGATCTTCAGGTGAAGGGGATGGACCCTTCTCTCCCCTACTTTCCACTCCCAGCAAGTGCTCCTGGTGTCCCAGCATTCATCTACCCGAGGGGCAGTGTTGGGGTGGTGGGTTGGGGGGTGGGCTGGAGACCCAGACAAGTTCTCAGCTGAACAGAAATGGTTGGGAAATACCTACCTTCTTCCTTCAGTCAGGAAGAGTGTGTCCAAGGAA
This DNA window, taken from Camelus dromedarius isolate mCamDro1 chromosome 5, mCamDro1.pat, whole genome shotgun sequence, encodes the following:
- the EXOC3L4 gene encoding exocyst complex component 3-like protein 4 isoform X1, with translation MPSPQSVTSGPELHSPKEPTEPQIPARGAQWASSGDAPSTHREGSRPGLGTLRRAFSRASQRASGRAPEEDPGLLRRSSRFLLRTLRRAPGHGPVADQSRATMVASGATHSQEVPSRAMDGASQQSSTGVGPEELEGKSVADLITERHLLVAFEQLRHLEMGLVAEKASRTFQEDPTGFARRAMDVCLHYDGLAAEIGAIVRETLGPDGVDVAALAELARVVRAEEEAHPEPPTDGDFLSTPRHWRQHWEDAVRESARERVQQAGVGEALGAAAEGASGLAQILAQLGSLVRRDLQKVRLEVHPAYAAAGFPAWEAYLRAFHGAVAQRLQELAHDAHGCEQLYVLLDWAANIYSSPDFLGAPDLALPSEPLPPLLAPDVWARLESDYTSFLETKIASCFDGILQLEQSRWAAAEVPDVLQGRYHSPLSMDVLMLVAEHVKAAGAISAELEATTLRICARALGLFLPRFEKAFLESEAVSEPHLGANINACEELRTNLLAKFPGSFEELEKPLVAAICVFQKRLLQDLQRDLQPLFRVLCTKDWLTQDVLLPLMDKVLTFARHLEHVAPSQAQETLQEVHRFVVREYLAQALKPQERFRGLDRVAGSQKMGLEAQAIGNTFQGLGSEATWLGQAIPCVADILGETYKDDIQRHLETLIASYPDIRLANAPAGCTTPPPTVATSPPPAILHGFLNLCIAVCPIGLAPSPLCFTAPPGSFSASFRPSSRIAGDIHTSSLSPGVPLTLESGVSLEVLGLQ
- the EXOC3L4 gene encoding exocyst complex component 3-like protein 4 isoform X2, yielding MPSPQSVTSGPELHSPKEPTEPQIPARGAQWASSGDAPSTHREGSRPGLGTLRRAFSRASQRASGRAPEEDPGLLRRSSRFLLRTLRRAPGHGPVADQSRATMVASGATHSQEVPSRAMDGASQQSSTGVGPEELEGKSVADLITERHLLVAFEQLRHLEMGLVAEKASRTFQEDPTGFARRAMDVCLHYDGLAAEIGAIVRETLGPDGVDVAALAELARVVRAEEEAHPEPPTDGDFLSTPRHWRQHWEDAVRESARERVQQAGVGEALGAAAEGASGLAQILAQLGSLVRRDLQKVRLEVHPAYAAAGFPAWEAYLRAFHGAVAQRLQELAHDAHGCEQLYVLLDWAANIYSSPDFLGAPDLALPSEPLPPLLAPDVWARLESDYTSFLETKIASCFDGILQLEQSRWAAAEVPDVLQGRYHSPLSMDVLMLVAEHVKAAGAISAELEATTLRICARALGLFLPRFEKAFLESEAVSEPHLGANINACEELRTNLLAKFPGSFEELEKPLVAAICVFQKRLLQDLQRDLQPLFRVLCTKDWLTQDVLLPLMDKVLTFARHLEHVAPSQAQETLQEVHRFVVREYLAQALKPQERFRGLDRVAGSQKMGLEAQAIGNTFQGLGSEATWLGQAIPCVADILGETYKDDIQRHLETLIASYPDIRRDHVLAILALRRLGRRRNQRLLQHAQALLRAVAKAGGSRAAGGHVLFEEIEVPTSIDVLITCL